One Halobacterium sp. DL1 DNA window includes the following coding sequences:
- a CDS encoding peptidase M28 gives MTDEDARGVERALGRAWTDEAPWDVLTALTELDDRMAGHEGERRAAELAADAFAAAGARDATVDDFDLTVWTRGDCSLAVTEPVERSFEALALPYAPAGEVNGRLVDVGFGTGSAFEDRDIEGCVVLASTDSPASERLVHRMEKYGRAVDGGAAGFVFYNHKDGQLPPTGSLRFGDEGEIPAVGASKETGAWLQEYAERDGRVALSVDATTEQGTGRNAHAVLGPDTDEEVVVVAHHDAHDIAEGALDNGCGVATVVAAARVLAELDLDCKVRVATVGAEEVGLHGSTALADSLDPASVRAVVNVDGAGRYRTLRAFTHGTDAFEAVLDDLAERTGHPVEVDESIHPYSDHWPFLRRGVPAVQLHSVTPERGRGWGHTHADTRDKADSRNLREHGMLAALLVQDLTRRDVPRPDQSALRDQLLAADVRPGMEAAGVWPADWE, from the coding sequence GTGGGACGTACTCACCGCACTCACCGAACTCGACGACCGTATGGCGGGCCACGAGGGCGAGCGCCGGGCGGCCGAACTCGCCGCCGACGCCTTCGCGGCGGCCGGCGCACGCGACGCGACCGTCGACGACTTCGACCTCACCGTCTGGACGCGCGGAGACTGCTCGCTCGCGGTGACCGAGCCCGTCGAGCGGAGCTTCGAGGCGCTCGCACTCCCGTACGCGCCTGCGGGCGAGGTGAACGGGCGACTGGTCGACGTCGGCTTCGGGACGGGGTCGGCGTTCGAGGACCGCGACATCGAGGGGTGCGTCGTCCTCGCGTCCACGGACAGCCCAGCCAGCGAGCGCCTCGTCCACCGCATGGAGAAGTACGGGCGCGCGGTCGACGGCGGGGCCGCGGGATTCGTCTTCTACAACCACAAGGACGGCCAGTTGCCGCCGACGGGGTCGCTGCGGTTCGGCGACGAGGGCGAGATTCCCGCCGTCGGCGCCTCGAAGGAGACGGGCGCGTGGCTCCAGGAGTACGCCGAGCGGGACGGCCGAGTGGCGCTCTCGGTCGACGCGACCACAGAACAGGGGACCGGTCGGAACGCCCACGCCGTCCTCGGACCCGACACCGACGAGGAGGTCGTCGTCGTCGCCCACCACGACGCCCACGACATCGCGGAGGGCGCACTCGACAACGGCTGCGGCGTCGCCACCGTGGTCGCGGCGGCGCGCGTCCTCGCCGAACTCGACCTGGACTGCAAGGTACGCGTGGCGACGGTCGGCGCCGAGGAGGTCGGCCTCCACGGGTCGACGGCGCTCGCCGACTCCCTCGACCCGGCGTCCGTCCGCGCTGTCGTAAACGTCGACGGCGCGGGCCGTTACCGGACCCTGCGGGCGTTCACGCACGGCACCGACGCGTTCGAAGCGGTCCTCGACGACCTCGCCGAGCGGACGGGCCACCCGGTCGAGGTCGACGAGAGCATCCACCCGTACAGCGACCACTGGCCGTTCCTCCGGCGGGGCGTCCCCGCCGTCCAGTTACACAGTGTCACGCCCGAACGCGGCCGTGGGTGGGGCCACACGCACGCCGACACCCGCGACAAGGCAGACTCGCGGAATCTCCGCGAGCACGGGATGCTGGCCGCGCTGCTCGTCCAGGACCTCACTCGCCGCGACGTCCCGCGGCCCGACCAGTCGGCGCTCCGCGACCAGTTGCTCGCCGCGGACGTGCGCCCCGGCATGGAGGCAGCGGGCGTCTGGCCCGCCGACTGGGAGTAG
- a CDS encoding tRNA pseudouridine synthase A, with translation MPRRAFRVAYDGRPYYGFQRQPDVTTVEDELFGALRRLDVFEGEKPPGYAAAGRTDAGVSARAQTIAFDAPDWLVPSALNTELPGPVDAWASADAPPDFHATHDANWREYSYYLLSPEADDSRGRRALDRLTGEHDFHNLTPDDRNTVRALSGSLVCEGDFLVLTLRAEGFCRELVRRVVSLVREVAAGASFDRIDQLLGSEPVDGRAGVPPADPHPLVLHDVDYDLDFSVDEEAAAHARERFAALRDDRLALAAVAGHVADGV, from the coding sequence ATGCCCCGTCGCGCGTTCCGCGTCGCCTACGACGGTCGCCCCTACTACGGCTTCCAGCGCCAGCCGGACGTGACGACCGTCGAGGACGAACTGTTCGGCGCGCTCCGGCGACTCGACGTCTTCGAGGGCGAGAAACCCCCGGGCTACGCCGCGGCGGGTCGCACGGACGCGGGCGTCTCGGCGCGCGCTCAAACCATCGCGTTCGACGCACCCGACTGGCTCGTGCCGTCGGCGCTGAACACCGAACTCCCCGGCCCCGTCGACGCGTGGGCCAGCGCCGACGCCCCACCCGACTTCCACGCGACCCACGACGCGAACTGGCGCGAGTACAGCTACTACCTTTTGAGTCCAGAGGCCGACGACTCGCGCGGCCGCCGCGCACTGGACCGGCTCACCGGCGAGCACGACTTCCACAACCTCACGCCCGACGACCGGAACACGGTCCGGGCACTCTCCGGGTCACTGGTGTGCGAAGGCGACTTCCTCGTCCTCACGCTGCGCGCCGAGGGGTTCTGCCGGGAACTCGTTCGCCGCGTCGTCTCGCTCGTGCGGGAGGTCGCGGCCGGCGCGTCGTTCGACCGCATCGACCAACTACTCGGTTCGGAACCGGTCGACGGCCGGGCGGGCGTCCCGCCGGCGGACCCGCACCCGCTGGTGCTCCACGACGTGGACTACGACCTCGACTTCTCGGTGGACGAGGAAGCCGCGGCGCACGCCCGCGAGCGGTTCGCCGCGCTCCGGGACGACCGCCTCGCGCTCGCGGCGGTCGCCGGCCACGTCGCGGACGGCGTCTGA
- a CDS encoding histidyl-tRNA synthetase → MYDRLKGFRDFYPDEMGPRRVAIDALEGAARQYGFREIGTPALEGQQMYVDKSGEGIVEELYTFTDQGGRDVALTPELTPTVARMVVAKQQELQKPIKWFSTRPFWRYEEPQQGRFREFYQTNVDIFGSSDPRADAEVLAVVADGLTDLGLTSEDFEFRVSHRDILGGLLEAFDADVDTEEAIRTVDKREKVEFAEYVDGLEAAGLTREQAERFDDLLAGDDLDALVEFAGTERVDDAVANLRNVLQAAENLGVREYCDVSLTTARGLDYYTGVVFECFDATGEVGRSVFGGGRYDGLIESFGGQPTPAVGVAPGHATLGLLLENAGVLPEGEFTADYYVLQVGDTEAEAARVAGDLRDRGNVVDTDVTGRSFGAQMNYADGIDAETVVIVGEQDLANGEVTVKHMESGDQVTAPFDEFPGELDAPTVDDYE, encoded by the coding sequence ATGTACGACCGACTGAAGGGATTCCGTGACTTCTACCCCGACGAGATGGGGCCGCGTCGCGTGGCGATAGACGCCCTGGAGGGCGCCGCGCGGCAGTACGGCTTCCGGGAGATCGGGACGCCCGCCCTGGAGGGCCAGCAGATGTACGTCGACAAGTCCGGCGAGGGCATCGTCGAGGAGCTCTACACCTTCACGGACCAGGGCGGCCGCGACGTGGCGCTGACGCCCGAACTGACGCCGACGGTGGCGCGGATGGTCGTGGCAAAACAGCAGGAGCTCCAGAAGCCCATCAAGTGGTTCTCGACGCGGCCGTTCTGGCGCTACGAGGAGCCCCAGCAGGGCCGGTTCCGGGAGTTCTACCAGACGAACGTCGACATCTTCGGGTCGAGCGACCCGCGCGCAGACGCCGAGGTGCTGGCGGTAGTCGCGGACGGCCTCACCGACCTCGGGCTGACGAGCGAGGACTTCGAGTTCCGCGTGAGCCACCGGGACATCCTCGGCGGTCTCCTCGAGGCGTTCGACGCGGACGTCGACACCGAGGAAGCCATCCGGACGGTCGACAAGCGCGAGAAGGTCGAGTTCGCGGAGTACGTCGACGGCCTCGAAGCCGCCGGCCTCACCCGGGAGCAGGCCGAGCGCTTCGACGACCTGCTCGCGGGCGACGACCTGGACGCGCTCGTCGAGTTCGCGGGCACGGAGCGCGTCGACGACGCCGTCGCGAACCTCCGGAACGTCCTCCAGGCGGCCGAGAACCTGGGCGTCCGCGAGTACTGCGACGTCTCGCTGACCACGGCCAGAGGGCTCGACTACTACACCGGCGTCGTCTTCGAGTGCTTCGACGCGACGGGCGAGGTCGGCCGGTCGGTGTTCGGCGGCGGGCGCTACGACGGCCTCATCGAGAGCTTCGGCGGCCAGCCGACGCCCGCGGTCGGGGTCGCGCCCGGCCACGCCACCCTGGGGCTGCTCCTCGAGAACGCGGGCGTGCTCCCGGAGGGCGAGTTCACCGCCGACTACTACGTCCTTCAGGTCGGGGACACCGAGGCCGAGGCCGCGCGCGTCGCGGGTGACCTCCGGGACCGCGGCAACGTCGTGGACACCGACGTGACCGGTCGGAGCTTCGGCGCGCAGATGAACTACGCGGACGGCATCGACGCGGAGACGGTCGTCATCGTGGGCGAGCAGGACCTCGCGAACGGCGAGGTGACGGTCAAGCACATGGAGAGCGGCGACCAGGTGACCGCGCCGTTCGACGAGTTCCCCGGCGAACTGGACGCCCCGACAGTCGACGACTACGAGTAG
- a CDS encoding tRNA(5-methylaminomethyl-2-thiouridylate) methyltransferase — protein sequence MELGLLYSGGKDSTLAALVLERFYDITLVTAHFGVTDEWEHARDAADAAGFEFTEIELDQDVAREAVELMREDGYPRNGIQHVHEHALEAVAGEGFDAIADGTRRDDRVPTVSRAQAQSLEDRHDVDYLSPLSGFGRRAVDRLVDAELDVEVGPSEEIPRADYEAELRALLAEEHGEEAIRDVFPDHDQTYVHGLRE from the coding sequence ATGGAGCTGGGCCTGCTCTACAGCGGCGGGAAGGACTCCACGCTGGCGGCACTCGTGCTCGAACGGTTCTACGACATCACGCTCGTCACCGCGCACTTCGGCGTGACCGACGAGTGGGAACACGCCCGCGACGCCGCGGACGCGGCGGGCTTCGAGTTCACCGAGATCGAACTCGACCAGGACGTCGCAAGGGAGGCCGTCGAACTGATGCGCGAGGACGGCTACCCCCGAAACGGCATCCAACACGTCCACGAGCACGCCCTGGAGGCTGTCGCCGGCGAGGGGTTCGACGCCATCGCTGACGGCACCCGCCGCGACGACCGTGTCCCGACCGTCTCGCGCGCCCAGGCACAGAGCCTCGAGGACCGCCACGACGTCGACTACCTCTCCCCGCTCTCCGGGTTCGGCCGCCGGGCGGTCGACCGCCTCGTGGACGCCGAACTCGACGTCGAAGTCGGCCCGAGCGAGGAGATTCCGCGCGCCGACTACGAGGCCGAACTCCGTGCGCTCCTCGCCGAGGAGCACGGCGAGGAGGCCATCCGCGACGTGTTCCCGGACCACGACCAGACGTACGTCCACGGCCTCCGGGAGTAA
- a CDS encoding DNA-binding protein, with protein MSGNPDDERLDELREQKMEKLKQQQQGGGGAQGEAQQQAQQQAEQQKQALLKQHLTDGARKRLNTIRMSKPQFAEKVEQQVLALAQSGRLQDRIDEEQMKELLRELKPDSKSFNINRR; from the coding sequence ATGAGTGGGAACCCAGACGACGAGCGGCTCGACGAACTCCGTGAACAGAAGATGGAGAAACTCAAGCAGCAACAGCAGGGAGGCGGGGGCGCCCAGGGAGAGGCACAGCAGCAGGCCCAGCAGCAGGCCGAACAGCAGAAACAGGCGCTGCTCAAGCAGCACCTCACCGACGGCGCGCGCAAGCGGCTCAACACCATCCGGATGAGCAAGCCGCAGTTCGCCGAGAAGGTCGAACAGCAGGTCCTCGCGCTCGCCCAGTCCGGCCGACTACAGGACCGCATCGACGAGGAGCAGATGAAGGAACTGCTCCGCGAACTCAAGCCCGACTCCAAGAGCTTCAACATCAACCGCCGCTAG
- a CDS encoding 30S ribosomal protein S19 — MATLYDAPADELLAELAEELEDELDEPDWAQFAKTGSGRELPPEQEDFWATRAASLLRKVAMEGPIGVKRLSTAYGDTRDGSNRYVVSPSESAAGSRNIIRTILQQLEDAELVEQQHDRGRVVTAEGRSLLDDTANTVIENLDRPELERYA, encoded by the coding sequence ATGGCAACCCTCTACGACGCCCCTGCGGACGAGCTCCTCGCCGAGCTCGCCGAGGAGCTCGAGGACGAACTCGACGAGCCCGACTGGGCACAGTTCGCGAAGACTGGCTCCGGCCGAGAACTCCCGCCCGAACAGGAGGACTTCTGGGCGACCCGCGCCGCCAGCCTCCTGCGCAAGGTCGCGATGGAAGGCCCCATCGGCGTCAAGCGCCTCTCGACGGCGTACGGCGACACCCGCGACGGGTCGAACCGCTACGTCGTCTCGCCCTCCGAGAGCGCCGCCGGCTCCCGGAACATCATCCGCACCATCCTCCAGCAGCTCGAGGACGCGGAGCTCGTCGAACAGCAGCACGACCGCGGCCGCGTCGTCACCGCGGAGGGCCGCAGCCTCCTCGACGACACCGCGAACACGGTCATCGAGAACCTGGACCGTCCCGAACTCGAGCGCTACGCCTGA
- a CDS encoding thiamine-monophosphate kinase, with the protein MDERAALDLVGGLVASAGDDAAFVDGTVLTVDMLHETTDFPEGTTRYTAGWRSVGASLSDVAAMGARVTAAVAAYAAPDFDDEELGAFVEGASAVCEDADAAYVGGDLDSHQEFTVATAAVGETDRRIGRDGAKPGDSVVVTGTLGRSAAALRLFESGETGRANELFRFSPRVAAGVALGEYATAMMDSSDGLARSLHQLSEASDCGFAVDAAEIPVAPELDALVDQPLEAATTFGEDFELVATLPPEAVDDAREATPVPLSVVGEVVEDGVTLDGEPLADRGWTH; encoded by the coding sequence ATGGACGAACGGGCGGCGCTGGACCTCGTCGGTGGCCTCGTCGCGAGCGCCGGGGACGACGCCGCGTTCGTGGACGGGACGGTGCTCACCGTCGACATGCTCCACGAGACGACGGACTTCCCCGAGGGGACTACCCGCTACACCGCAGGCTGGCGGTCGGTCGGCGCGTCGCTGTCGGACGTGGCAGCGATGGGCGCACGGGTCACCGCAGCAGTGGCCGCCTACGCCGCGCCCGACTTCGACGACGAGGAACTGGGCGCGTTCGTCGAGGGCGCGTCGGCGGTCTGCGAGGACGCGGACGCGGCGTACGTCGGCGGCGACCTCGACAGCCACCAGGAGTTCACGGTGGCGACGGCGGCGGTCGGCGAGACGGACCGCCGCATCGGGCGCGACGGCGCGAAACCCGGCGATAGCGTGGTCGTGACGGGAACGCTCGGGCGGAGCGCGGCCGCACTGCGGCTGTTCGAGTCGGGGGAGACCGGACGCGCGAACGAGCTGTTCCGGTTCTCGCCGCGGGTCGCGGCGGGAGTGGCCCTCGGCGAGTACGCGACGGCGATGATGGACTCCAGCGACGGCCTCGCGCGCTCGCTCCACCAGCTATCGGAGGCCAGCGACTGCGGGTTCGCGGTGGACGCCGCGGAGATTCCCGTCGCACCGGAACTCGACGCACTCGTAGACCAGCCCCTGGAGGCCGCCACCACGTTCGGGGAGGATTTCGAACTCGTGGCGACGCTTCCGCCAGAAGCAGTGGACGACGCGCGCGAAGCGACACCGGTTCCACTGTCGGTCGTCGGCGAGGTCGTCGAGGACGGCGTGACGCTGGACGGGGAGCCGCTGGCGGACCGCGGCTGGACCCACTAA
- a CDS encoding membrane protein, whose amino-acid sequence MSAQPPDDAPAPARFDSVFDVYEVSQQDGRVLYFGDATTDRQTVIRTVWPLFRERGYEVELARRTGELVLVAEPHETNTGDFPWKNVALFVATVLSTLFVGAQWYYVDPFSPAILRALPFMLAVIGVLGTHELGHYAMSRYHDVDASLPYFIPFPSLFGTMGAVIRMRGQMPDRDALFDIGAAGPLAGLVAAVVVTVVGLLLPPVHVPPEIVNSTSAVEIQFAYPPLLRAIATVVGEPLSYSDPSRSINPVVMGGWIGMFVTFLNLIPVGQLDGGHILRSLVGDTADRIAPLVPTTLFALAGYLWLVGEAGNAAGIWVLWGFLSMLVTFMGSVDPIDDQPLDRRRSALGVLTFVLGALCFMPIPIQIVG is encoded by the coding sequence ATGTCGGCCCAGCCGCCCGACGACGCGCCCGCGCCGGCGAGATTCGACTCCGTCTTCGACGTCTACGAGGTGAGCCAGCAGGACGGCCGCGTGCTCTACTTCGGCGACGCCACGACCGACCGACAGACGGTCATCCGGACGGTCTGGCCGCTGTTCCGCGAGCGGGGCTACGAGGTCGAACTCGCCCGCCGAACCGGCGAACTCGTGCTCGTCGCGGAGCCACACGAGACGAACACGGGTGACTTCCCGTGGAAGAACGTCGCGCTGTTCGTCGCCACCGTGCTCTCGACGCTGTTCGTGGGCGCGCAGTGGTACTACGTCGACCCGTTCTCCCCGGCGATTCTCCGCGCGCTCCCGTTCATGCTCGCGGTAATCGGCGTGCTGGGCACCCACGAACTCGGCCACTACGCGATGAGCCGCTACCACGACGTGGACGCCAGCCTCCCGTACTTCATCCCGTTCCCGTCGCTGTTCGGCACGATGGGCGCGGTCATCAGGATGCGCGGACAGATGCCCGACCGCGACGCTCTCTTCGACATCGGCGCTGCGGGCCCGCTCGCCGGACTCGTCGCCGCCGTCGTCGTCACTGTCGTCGGACTCCTCCTCCCGCCGGTGCACGTCCCGCCGGAGATAGTCAACTCCACGTCCGCCGTGGAGATCCAGTTCGCCTACCCGCCGCTGCTGCGCGCCATCGCGACGGTCGTCGGCGAGCCGCTCTCCTACAGCGACCCGAGTCGCTCTATCAACCCCGTGGTGATGGGCGGCTGGATCGGGATGTTCGTCACGTTCCTCAACCTCATCCCGGTCGGCCAGCTCGACGGCGGCCACATCCTCCGGTCGCTCGTCGGCGACACCGCCGACCGCATCGCGCCGCTCGTCCCCACGACCCTGTTCGCGCTCGCGGGCTACCTCTGGCTCGTCGGCGAGGCCGGCAACGCCGCCGGCATCTGGGTGCTATGGGGGTTCCTCTCCATGCTCGTCACGTTCATGGGGAGCGTCGACCCGATCGACGACCAGCCCCTCGACCGCCGCCGCTCCGCGCTGGGCGTGCTGACGTTCGTCCTCGGGGCGCTCTGCTTCATGCCCATCCCCATTCAGATCGTGGGTTAG
- a CDS encoding molybdopterin-guanine dinucleotide biosynthesis protein MoaE, producing the protein MQLLGIAGPGADPVADELADRLADRGRVAVVREGDTDAPDWTAYVVGDGWTGVGGERSVDDVLDELARDHDYALLVNFPDARVPQIAVGDAGVEDPVLSTIAADPDLDAAVAAVEDAEPFETLSSLVAELKRSPEADYAGAIATFTGQVRALEDDEDEWTESLTFEKYDEVAAERTATIREELEVRDGVLGVRLHHRVGRVEAGEDIVFVAVLAGHRGEAFQAVEDGIDRLKEEVPIFKKEVTVEEEFWVHDPN; encoded by the coding sequence ATGCAACTGCTCGGCATCGCCGGGCCCGGCGCCGACCCGGTCGCGGACGAACTCGCGGACCGGCTCGCCGACCGGGGCCGCGTCGCCGTCGTCCGGGAGGGCGACACCGACGCGCCCGACTGGACCGCCTACGTCGTCGGCGACGGCTGGACCGGCGTCGGCGGCGAGCGCTCCGTCGACGACGTACTCGACGAACTGGCCCGCGACCACGACTACGCGCTCCTCGTGAACTTCCCGGACGCCCGCGTCCCCCAGATTGCGGTCGGTGACGCCGGCGTGGAGGACCCCGTGCTCTCGACGATCGCAGCGGACCCGGACCTCGACGCGGCCGTCGCGGCCGTCGAGGACGCGGAGCCGTTCGAGACGCTATCCTCGCTCGTCGCGGAACTCAAACGCAGCCCGGAAGCGGACTACGCGGGCGCCATCGCCACGTTCACCGGCCAGGTGCGCGCACTCGAGGACGACGAGGACGAGTGGACGGAGTCGCTCACCTTCGAGAAGTACGACGAGGTGGCCGCCGAGCGCACGGCGACCATTCGCGAGGAACTCGAGGTCCGCGACGGCGTGCTGGGGGTACGACTCCACCACCGCGTCGGCCGCGTCGAGGCGGGCGAGGACATCGTCTTCGTCGCGGTGCTCGCCGGCCACCGCGGGGAGGCGTTCCAGGCCGTCGAGGACGGCATCGACCGCCTCAAGGAGGAGGTGCCGATATTCAAGAAGGAGGTGACCGTCGAGGAGGAGTTCTGGGTTCACGACCCGAACTGA
- a CDS encoding uridylate kinase: MRVVVSIGGSVLAPDLSHERVEEHAAAIEQLADAGCEVGAVVGGGGVAREYIGTARELGANEIELDDIGIDVTRINARLLIAALGGRAAPSPAENYEEAGEAMRRDDVAVMGGVVAGQTTDAVSAALAEYTDADLLLYATSVPGVFSADPNEDDDAKHFEQMTAGELVDIIADIEMNAGSSAPVDLLAAKLIERSGVRTIVLDGTDPQRIVDAVLYGDHEGTDIIPDGADDQMTYWASE, translated from the coding sequence ATGCGAGTCGTGGTTTCTATCGGCGGGAGCGTGCTCGCGCCCGACCTCTCACACGAGCGGGTCGAGGAGCACGCCGCCGCCATCGAACAACTGGCCGACGCCGGCTGCGAGGTCGGAGCCGTCGTCGGCGGTGGGGGTGTCGCGCGGGAGTACATCGGGACGGCCAGGGAGCTAGGGGCCAACGAGATCGAACTCGACGACATCGGCATCGACGTGACGCGTATCAACGCACGCCTGCTCATCGCGGCGCTCGGCGGGCGGGCCGCCCCCAGCCCCGCAGAGAACTACGAGGAGGCCGGAGAAGCGATGCGCCGCGACGACGTCGCCGTGATGGGTGGCGTCGTCGCCGGGCAGACCACCGACGCCGTGAGCGCGGCGCTCGCGGAGTACACGGACGCCGACCTCCTCCTCTACGCGACCAGCGTGCCGGGCGTGTTCAGCGCGGACCCCAACGAGGACGACGACGCCAAGCACTTCGAGCAGATGACCGCCGGCGAACTCGTCGACATCATCGCGGACATCGAGATGAACGCGGGTTCCTCCGCGCCGGTCGACCTGCTCGCCGCGAAACTCATCGAGCGCTCGGGCGTGCGCACCATCGTCCTCGACGGCACCGACCCCCAGCGCATCGTGGACGCGGTGCTGTACGGCGACCACGAGGGGACGGACATCATCCCGGACGGCGCCGACGACCAGATGACGTACTGGGCGAGCGAGTAG
- a CDS encoding lysyl-tRNA synthetase — MQSEDDPYALADDRDFWADDVADRILERDPEEPIVIKGGISPSGVPHLGNMNEIVRGYFVAEALRDRGYDVRQVFTSDDRDPLRKLPRKLADLDGNIVDLGDVNAGALGKNLGAPYTAIPDPFGCCDSYGDHFSNLIEESAALLGIEVEMVSNTALYEDGDLENVTGFLLENRDTARDVLGEYQDKVDEDYVPFRPICENCGHVTETDAVTAIDLDAGTVDYECADIEAGDQTIEGCGHEGTASLRDGKLPWRFEWPAQWRVLGVDFEPFGKDHAEGSWPSGVDIARNVLGDEPPVPMVYEWFTLDGEAFSSSSGHVVLVQDVLRMLEPEVVRYFFSKDPKKARDFSVERLDQLVDEFDRLEAVYFEDAEADEDEREHAERVYPLVAGEERPERVRIPFTFAAVLGMTDDPDIRETIARKEGHIPEDASEDVVEDALSRVELAREWARRTDNEFNYDLKRTELPDAEFDSVTETALDELADFIEREDPDSEALQGEIYESAKRHDVDIGEFFSAGYRLFFDEDQGPQLGPFLAKLDREFVLERLRRER, encoded by the coding sequence ATGCAGTCCGAGGACGACCCCTACGCGCTCGCCGACGACCGCGACTTCTGGGCGGACGACGTCGCCGACCGCATCCTCGAACGCGACCCCGAGGAGCCAATCGTGATCAAGGGCGGCATCTCGCCGTCGGGTGTTCCCCACCTCGGCAACATGAACGAGATCGTCCGCGGCTACTTCGTCGCGGAGGCGCTCCGGGATCGCGGCTACGACGTCAGGCAGGTGTTCACGAGCGACGACCGGGACCCGCTCCGGAAGCTCCCGCGGAAACTCGCCGACCTCGACGGCAACATCGTCGACCTCGGTGACGTGAACGCGGGCGCGCTCGGGAAGAACCTCGGCGCGCCGTACACCGCGATTCCGGACCCGTTCGGCTGCTGTGACTCCTACGGCGACCACTTCTCGAACCTCATCGAGGAGTCCGCCGCGCTGCTCGGCATCGAGGTGGAGATGGTGTCGAACACCGCGCTGTACGAGGACGGCGACCTCGAGAACGTGACGGGGTTCCTCCTCGAGAACCGCGACACCGCCCGCGACGTTCTCGGCGAGTACCAGGACAAGGTCGACGAGGACTACGTGCCGTTCCGCCCCATCTGCGAGAACTGCGGGCACGTCACGGAGACAGACGCCGTGACCGCCATCGACCTCGACGCCGGCACCGTCGACTACGAGTGCGCGGACATCGAGGCCGGCGACCAGACCATCGAGGGCTGTGGACACGAGGGCACCGCGAGCCTGCGCGACGGGAAGCTTCCGTGGCGCTTCGAGTGGCCCGCCCAGTGGCGGGTCCTCGGCGTGGACTTCGAGCCGTTCGGCAAGGACCACGCGGAGGGCTCCTGGCCCTCGGGCGTCGACATCGCGCGCAACGTCCTCGGCGACGAACCGCCGGTGCCGATGGTGTACGAGTGGTTCACGCTCGACGGCGAGGCGTTCTCCTCGTCGTCGGGCCACGTGGTGCTCGTCCAGGACGTCCTCCGGATGCTCGAACCCGAGGTCGTGCGCTACTTCTTCAGCAAGGACCCGAAGAAGGCGCGGGACTTCTCCGTCGAGCGCCTCGACCAGCTCGTCGACGAGTTCGACCGCCTGGAGGCCGTCTACTTCGAGGACGCCGAAGCGGACGAGGACGAGCGCGAGCACGCCGAGCGCGTCTACCCGCTGGTCGCCGGCGAGGAGCGCCCCGAGCGCGTCCGCATCCCGTTCACGTTCGCGGCCGTCCTCGGGATGACCGACGACCCAGACATCCGCGAGACCATCGCCCGGAAGGAGGGCCACATCCCCGAGGACGCCTCGGAGGACGTCGTCGAGGACGCGCTCTCCCGCGTCGAACTCGCCCGGGAGTGGGCCCGCCGCACGGACAACGAGTTCAACTACGACCTGAAGCGGACCGAACTCCCGGACGCCGAGTTCGACAGCGTCACCGAGACGGCGCTCGACGAACTCGCCGACTTCATCGAACGCGAGGACCCCGACAGCGAGGCGCTGCAGGGCGAGATATACGAGTCCGCGAAGCGCCACGACGTCGACATCGGCGAGTTCTTCTCGGCGGGCTACCGGCTGTTCTTCGACGAGGACCAGGGGCCACAGCTCGGTCCGTTCCTCGCGAAACTCGACCGCGAGTTCGTCCTCGAGCGCCTGCGCCGGGAGCGGTAG